From one Aquicella siphonis genomic stretch:
- the dapA gene encoding 4-hydroxy-tetrahydrodipicolinate synthase produces MFKGSMVAIVTPMHNDGSIDKKALQELTEWHIGAGTDAIIAAGTTGESATLEPDEQFEVISLIVRQAAGRIPVIAGSGTNSTRTTIRLSENARRAGADACLIVTPYYNKPTQNGLYAHYEMVMKQVDMPVILYNVPGRTACDLLPETVERLSQIKNILGIKEATGKVERAAEIIRRCGNTFAVYSGDDATALDLMLAGAQGVISVTANVAPQKMHAMCTAALGGNMTLAAQINDELMLLHKNLFLESNPIPAKWALAEMGKIQAGIRMPLLPLDSQYHQDVKKAMQNAGVK; encoded by the coding sequence AAAAAAGCATTGCAGGAATTGACGGAATGGCATATCGGCGCCGGCACGGACGCCATTATTGCAGCCGGCACGACCGGCGAATCCGCCACGCTTGAACCCGATGAGCAATTCGAAGTAATTTCACTGATTGTCAGGCAGGCGGCCGGACGCATCCCTGTTATCGCCGGCTCCGGCACCAACTCCACCCGCACTACCATCAGACTGTCCGAAAATGCCAGGCGCGCCGGCGCAGACGCCTGCCTGATCGTAACGCCTTATTACAACAAACCGACCCAGAACGGACTGTACGCTCATTATGAAATGGTCATGAAACAGGTGGACATGCCAGTGATTTTATATAATGTTCCGGGGAGAACCGCATGCGACCTGCTGCCAGAAACCGTTGAACGCCTGTCACAGATCAAAAATATCCTGGGAATCAAGGAAGCCACCGGGAAAGTGGAACGCGCCGCAGAGATCATCCGCCGCTGCGGAAACACTTTTGCGGTTTACAGCGGTGACGATGCCACCGCGCTGGATTTGATGCTGGCTGGCGCCCAAGGCGTTATCTCCGTCACCGCGAACGTTGCTCCGCAAAAAATGCATGCCATGTGCACGGCCGCTCTGGGCGGAAACATGACACTGGCCGCACAAATCAATGATGAACTGATGTTGCTGCACAAAAATCTGTTCCTGGAATCCAATCCCATCCCCGCCAAATGGGCATTGGCCGAAATGGGCAAAATCCAGGCCGGCATACGCATGCCGTTGCTGCCGCTGGACAGCCAATACCACCAAGATGTAAAGAAAGCCATGCAAAATGCAGGAGTAAAATAA
- a CDS encoding TRZ/ATZ family hydrolase, whose translation MEKIDHLVHAKWIITCEDQNRVLENHALAIHQGKILSILPSSQAKDAYQADKNESFTSHAILPGFINSHTHLAMNVFRGLADDLELMDWLNNYIWPAEGKWVSQELVYDGSLLAMAEMIRCGTTCFNDMYFFLGATAQAAEKAGLRAHIGMTIIDVPTAWAKTTEEYFAKAVEFYQEYKNHARITPTLAPHSTYTVSMENLEKVKKLADDYRLKINIHLQEAPSEMTQSLAKHNKRPLHRLHEIGMVSPDLIAIHMTQVNDADLEILQQTRPHIVHCPESNMKLVSGSCPVERLTRLGINVALGTDGAASNNDLDMLGEMRTAAFLGKVTADDPKAVPAESALKMATLHGAKALGTDTITGSLEIGKAADFIAIDLDAIETQPVYHPVSQIVYSTPRSQVTDVWVGGKQLLKNRELTLLDEKELLEKAQLWRKKIKM comes from the coding sequence ATGGAAAAAATCGATCACCTGGTTCATGCCAAATGGATCATTACCTGCGAAGACCAGAACCGTGTTCTGGAAAACCATGCCCTGGCCATACACCAGGGAAAAATCCTTTCCATTCTGCCCAGCAGCCAGGCAAAAGATGCCTACCAGGCTGACAAGAATGAATCCTTTACTTCCCATGCCATACTGCCCGGATTCATCAACAGCCATACTCATCTCGCCATGAATGTTTTCCGCGGTCTCGCGGACGATCTTGAATTGATGGATTGGCTGAATAATTATATTTGGCCGGCCGAAGGCAAATGGGTCAGTCAGGAACTGGTTTATGATGGATCGCTGCTAGCCATGGCTGAAATGATACGCTGCGGCACAACCTGTTTTAATGACATGTACTTTTTCCTGGGCGCCACTGCCCAGGCAGCCGAAAAAGCCGGGCTGCGCGCACACATTGGCATGACCATTATTGATGTGCCTACCGCGTGGGCAAAAACCACCGAAGAATATTTCGCCAAAGCCGTCGAATTTTACCAGGAATATAAAAATCACGCGCGCATCACCCCCACGCTCGCACCGCACTCCACTTACACCGTATCCATGGAAAACCTTGAAAAAGTCAAAAAGCTCGCGGATGACTATCGGTTGAAAATCAATATTCATTTGCAGGAAGCACCGTCGGAAATGACCCAGTCTCTGGCAAAACACAACAAGCGCCCATTGCACCGCCTGCATGAAATCGGCATGGTATCGCCTGATCTGATTGCCATACATATGACGCAAGTCAATGACGCAGACCTGGAGATTCTCCAGCAGACACGGCCCCATATCGTGCACTGCCCGGAATCCAACATGAAACTGGTCAGCGGATCCTGTCCGGTTGAACGCCTGACACGCCTGGGCATCAATGTAGCACTGGGGACGGACGGCGCCGCCAGCAATAATGATCTGGATATGCTGGGCGAAATGCGTACGGCTGCTTTCCTGGGCAAGGTGACCGCAGACGATCCCAAGGCAGTCCCCGCCGAAAGCGCTCTCAAGATGGCGACACTCCATGGAGCGAAAGCCCTGGGCACAGACACGATCACGGGTTCGCTGGAAATTGGCAAAGCCGCTGATTTTATTGCCATTGATCTGGATGCCATCGAAACCCAGCCGGTCTATCACCCCGTTTCCCAGATTGTGTATTCCACTCCTCGCAGCCAGGTCACCGATGTCTGGGTGGGCGGCAAACAATTATTAAAAAACCGCGAGTTAACCCTGCTGGATGAAAAAGAGTTGCTTGAAAAAGCGCAACTCTGGCGCAAAAAGATAAAAATGTAG
- the ndk gene encoding nucleoside-diphosphate kinase yields the protein MPIERTLSIIKPDAVSKHVIGQIISRFEKGGLRIAAAKMLHLTKAQAEQFYAVHQSRPFFPALVSFMSSGPVLVQVLEGENAIARNREIMGATNPKDAAPGTIRADFADSIDHNAVHGSDAPETARQEIAFFFQPHEICAYVAESELA from the coding sequence ATGCCAATTGAAAGAACGCTTTCCATTATCAAACCCGATGCGGTGTCCAAGCATGTCATCGGCCAAATTATCAGCCGGTTTGAAAAAGGCGGCTTACGGATTGCAGCCGCCAAAATGCTGCATTTAACCAAAGCCCAGGCCGAACAGTTTTATGCCGTCCACCAATCCCGTCCTTTCTTTCCTGCGCTGGTCAGCTTCATGAGCTCCGGCCCGGTTCTGGTGCAAGTGCTTGAAGGGGAAAACGCGATTGCGCGAAATCGTGAAATCATGGGCGCGACCAATCCCAAAGATGCGGCCCCCGGCACCATTCGCGCGGATTTTGCCGATTCCATTGACCATAATGCGGTACACGGCTCTGACGCACCCGAAACCGCCAGACAGGAAATCGCTTTTTTCTTCCAGCCGCATGAAATCTGTGCGTATGTCGCCGAAAGCGAACTCGCCTGA
- the rlmN gene encoding 23S rRNA (adenine(2503)-C(2))-methyltransferase RlmN, producing the protein MTLHTPAHKINLLGLDRKAMQDFFVSVGEKPYRAEQVLKWIHFNGAEDFQAMTNLSKALRQKLCETAQITPPQVIYEKAAADGTYKWLLRLADGNCIETVFIPEKTRGTLCISSQVGCILNCDFCSTGKQGFNRNLSTAEIISQLWIAVRKLSKMNGVHDHAVTNVVMMGMGEPLLNFDNVIPALHLMLDDFAYGLSKRRVTVSTAGVVPAMYQLRAATDVALAVSLHAPNDELRNQLVPLNKKYPLDELMTVCREYFKDDSRRSITMEYVMLAGVNDTPEHARQLIKILSGVRAKMNLIPFNPFPHTDYQRSDTETINRFRDILMKAGLNTTIRRTRGDDIDAACGQLVGQVKDRTRRNERYLRSAKQKVVGGNN; encoded by the coding sequence ATGACACTGCACACGCCGGCGCACAAAATCAATCTGCTGGGCTTGGACAGAAAAGCCATGCAGGATTTTTTTGTCAGTGTCGGCGAAAAACCCTATCGCGCGGAACAGGTATTAAAGTGGATACACTTTAATGGTGCTGAAGATTTTCAGGCCATGACCAACCTGAGCAAGGCTTTGCGGCAAAAACTCTGTGAAACCGCCCAGATTACCCCACCTCAAGTCATCTATGAAAAAGCGGCCGCTGACGGAACATATAAATGGCTGTTGCGGCTTGCCGACGGCAATTGCATAGAAACCGTGTTCATCCCGGAAAAAACACGGGGAACATTGTGCATTTCTTCCCAGGTCGGGTGTATTCTCAACTGCGATTTCTGCTCCACCGGAAAACAGGGTTTTAATCGCAACCTGAGTACCGCGGAAATTATCAGCCAGCTCTGGATCGCCGTCCGCAAACTGTCAAAAATGAATGGCGTCCATGACCATGCCGTCACCAATGTCGTCATGATGGGAATGGGTGAACCACTGCTGAATTTTGATAATGTCATTCCCGCGCTTCATCTCATGCTGGATGACTTCGCTTACGGACTGTCCAAGCGCCGGGTCACTGTCAGCACGGCAGGGGTCGTGCCAGCCATGTATCAGCTGCGCGCAGCCACCGATGTCGCCCTGGCGGTTTCCCTGCATGCCCCCAATGATGAATTGAGAAACCAGCTTGTGCCTCTAAACAAGAAATATCCTCTGGATGAGTTAATGACAGTCTGCCGGGAATATTTTAAAGATGACAGCCGCCGCTCTATCACCATGGAATATGTCATGCTTGCCGGGGTCAATGACACACCCGAGCACGCCCGCCAGCTCATCAAGATCCTGAGCGGCGTACGCGCCAAAATGAACCTGATCCCTTTCAATCCGTTTCCGCATACCGATTATCAGAGATCAGACACCGAAACCATTAACCGTTTTCGTGATATTCTGATGAAGGCCGGCTTGAATACCACGATCAGAAGAACGCGCGGAGATGATATTGACGCCGCCTGCGGACAGCTGGTCGGGCAGGTTAAAGACCGGACCCGGCGAAATGAGCGATATTTACGGTCCGCCAAGCAAAAAGTCGTTGGCGGGAATAACTGA
- a CDS encoding helix-turn-helix domain-containing protein: MINQTLHTGFNPHKHIPFGIRLKSAREAQGMDRKEVAAALRLHEKVIIMIESGEFKTDLPLTFIRGYIRNYSKLLEIPEQELQEALDLLKPKPETEEHQPAASDSVAQIPSAPTTQTKASLPVSIGNFFMQLFTYLLAITLIGLVGIWWHSHKSASQQNTSLAQPLAPTAAEPPNTATAAPFTAPSSRQPQDNTSDTMAGRSAPTENAAPLAAGEPADISTAASPDTTAAPADEQSAGQSTDAASPYAATASPAEQGHARSGESSSPAGRSSHFSHSNPDALTNIAIGENSLNLLADLIMFLLIIKLGMRGHSASSLNSAMAGIRLPREKHAHRHSARVTPILPFLGKLKINWSVTFFSLIVLASLIGLGNALWHRHAKIQPAAAPAPVTLSDSNAKKPEPAAVASVPFNPEPLDIQLPSSNLQTAMLATLKVNALQALVNQLEDLAAQAEATRFLLTDKSTPIGQFSYPKKPRKKRKANYIASETKPEYNNNAPPYYYQQYNRYP; encoded by the coding sequence ATGATAAACCAGACCCTACATACCGGTTTCAACCCGCACAAGCACATCCCTTTTGGCATACGCTTGAAGTCGGCCCGTGAAGCACAGGGCATGGATCGCAAGGAAGTGGCTGCTGCGCTGCGGCTGCACGAAAAAGTCATCATCATGATTGAGAGCGGGGAATTCAAGACCGATCTGCCCCTCACCTTTATTCGCGGATATATTCGTAACTACAGTAAATTGCTGGAAATCCCTGAACAGGAACTCCAGGAAGCACTGGACTTGCTCAAGCCCAAGCCGGAAACAGAAGAACATCAGCCTGCTGCGTCTGATTCGGTTGCGCAGATACCATCCGCACCCACGACGCAGACCAAGGCCAGCCTGCCCGTCAGCATAGGCAATTTTTTCATGCAATTATTCACTTACCTGCTGGCCATCACGCTCATCGGACTGGTAGGCATCTGGTGGCATTCCCATAAATCCGCCTCGCAGCAGAATACCAGCCTGGCTCAACCACTCGCGCCCACAGCAGCCGAACCCCCTAATACTGCTACTGCCGCACCTTTCACCGCCCCCAGCTCACGCCAGCCGCAGGATAACACTTCCGATACCATGGCAGGCAGAAGCGCTCCAACGGAAAACGCTGCCCCGCTTGCGGCTGGCGAACCTGCTGACATCTCGACTGCCGCCAGTCCTGACACCACTGCAGCACCTGCGGATGAACAATCTGCCGGCCAGAGTACCGATGCCGCCAGCCCCTACGCCGCGACTGCCAGCCCTGCGGAACAAGGGCATGCACGCAGCGGAGAATCATCCAGTCCTGCCGGACGTTCCAGCCATTTCAGCCACAGCAACCCTGACGCGCTCACAAACATTGCCATAGGCGAAAACAGTCTGAATTTATTGGCCGATTTAATTATGTTTCTGCTGATTATCAAACTCGGCATGCGCGGCCACTCCGCTTCATCCCTGAATTCCGCGATGGCCGGTATCCGATTGCCCAGGGAAAAACACGCACACCGTCATTCGGCTCGCGTCACCCCTATCCTCCCGTTCCTGGGCAAACTGAAAATTAACTGGTCTGTCACCTTTTTTTCCCTGATCGTTCTCGCCTCGCTGATAGGCTTGGGCAACGCGCTCTGGCACAGACATGCCAAAATCCAGCCGGCCGCTGCACCTGCTCCTGTCACGCTGTCTGACAGTAACGCGAAAAAACCGGAACCGGCGGCCGTCGCCAGCGTGCCTTTTAATCCCGAGCCCCTGGATATACAACTGCCTTCCTCCAATCTGCAAACGGCCATGCTGGCGACGCTGAAAGTAAATGCCCTGCAAGCTCTGGTCAACCAGCTGGAGGATCTTGCCGCCCAGGCGGAAGCCACCCGATTTTTACTCACAGACAAATCCACACCCATAGGGCAGTTCAGCTACCCCAAAAAGCCGCGTAAAAAACGGAAAGCCAATTACATTGCCAGCGAAACCAAACCGGAATATAACAACAATGCTCCACCTTATTACTATCAGCAGTATAATCGCTATCCCTGA
- the hisS gene encoding histidine--tRNA ligase, with protein sequence MTEMIQAVRGMNDILPSETHLWLYAEHVFRRVLLAHGYQEIRFPIVEKTDLFKRSIGEITDIVEKEMYTFLDRNEESLTLRPEGTACCVRAALEHGLLHNQVQRLWYSGPFFRHERPQKGRYRQFHQFSAEAFGLAGPDIDAEIILLSFAVLEKLGIHSLVKLQLNSLGTPESRNQYRKQLIQYFQSHQDKLDEESLQRLHKNPLRILDSKNPEMKQLIANAPKLLEHLDTESLEHFEKLQTYLKHAGLNFEINPCLVRGLDYYTKTVFEWVTDKLGAQGTVCAGGRYDGLVQQLGGKPTPAIGLSFGMERTLLLMQQGEKNHKLDYTLHAYLITDGDQSFSAGLKIAKYLRTKVPGLKLMLHCGGGSVKNQFKKADKSGAQYALIVGEHELKTRSISLKNLREDLPQQSLYQDELAEYLKLKISKK encoded by the coding sequence GTGACAGAAATGATCCAGGCAGTTAGAGGCATGAATGATATCCTCCCTTCCGAAACTCACCTCTGGCTTTATGCGGAACATGTTTTCCGCCGCGTCCTCCTGGCCCACGGCTATCAGGAAATCCGTTTTCCCATCGTGGAAAAGACGGATTTATTCAAACGATCAATAGGTGAAATCACTGATATCGTTGAAAAGGAAATGTATACTTTTCTTGACCGCAACGAAGAAAGCCTGACTCTGCGCCCGGAAGGAACCGCCTGCTGTGTACGCGCCGCACTGGAACACGGATTGCTGCACAACCAGGTTCAACGCTTATGGTACTCTGGGCCCTTCTTTCGCCACGAACGGCCGCAGAAAGGCCGCTACCGCCAGTTTCATCAGTTTTCAGCGGAAGCATTCGGCCTCGCCGGACCTGATATCGACGCTGAAATTATCCTGCTCTCCTTTGCCGTTCTTGAAAAACTGGGCATACACTCACTGGTCAAATTGCAGCTGAATTCGCTAGGCACACCCGAATCCCGTAATCAATACCGCAAACAATTAATACAATACTTCCAGTCACATCAGGACAAACTGGATGAAGAAAGTTTACAGCGTCTGCATAAAAATCCTCTGCGCATTCTGGACAGCAAAAACCCCGAGATGAAGCAGCTGATTGCAAACGCGCCCAAACTACTGGAGCATCTGGACACCGAATCATTGGAACATTTCGAAAAATTGCAGACTTACCTCAAACACGCCGGTCTTAACTTTGAAATCAATCCCTGTCTGGTGCGCGGCCTCGATTATTACACCAAAACGGTGTTTGAATGGGTCACTGACAAACTGGGCGCGCAAGGCACAGTCTGCGCGGGCGGACGTTACGACGGACTCGTTCAACAGCTGGGCGGCAAGCCGACACCGGCCATCGGTTTGTCATTTGGCATGGAACGCACGCTTCTGTTGATGCAGCAGGGTGAAAAAAACCATAAGCTGGACTACACCTTGCATGCCTATCTGATCACAGATGGCGATCAGTCATTTTCGGCTGGCCTGAAAATTGCCAAATATCTGCGTACCAAGGTACCGGGATTAAAACTCATGCTGCACTGCGGAGGCGGAAGCGTGAAAAACCAATTCAAAAAGGCGGATAAAAGCGGTGCCCAATATGCCCTGATTGTGGGTGAGCACGAGTTGAAAACCCGCTCCATTTCACTCAAGAATCTCCGTGAAGACCTTCCGCAGCAATCACTCTATCAGGATGAATTGGCCGAATACCTAAAGTTGAAAATATCAAAAAAATAG
- a CDS encoding YfgM family protein, whose protein sequence is MTEYLTEQEQIEILKSWIKQYSLVILMGVLIAAAAISGWRYWQQRQSKILNHASSVYDEMLTMRAQNDNAATLTQAKKLLNHYPQTTYGQMAAFMLARNAVIKKDYAEAKKQLNWIMEDTRIKSIRQIARIRLARILIAEKNAQGALDELKKVDDKAFEGLIDEVRGDAYLALNNTSMARLSYQQALSELPNAEVIRPVLRMKYDNLAPAIQSAS, encoded by the coding sequence TTGACTGAATATTTAACAGAACAAGAACAGATAGAGATATTAAAAAGCTGGATCAAACAATACAGCCTGGTCATCCTCATGGGCGTGTTGATCGCGGCAGCCGCCATTTCCGGCTGGCGCTACTGGCAGCAGCGGCAGAGCAAAATCCTGAACCATGCCTCATCTGTTTATGATGAAATGCTAACCATGCGTGCCCAGAATGACAACGCCGCGACTCTCACTCAAGCGAAAAAACTGCTCAATCATTACCCACAGACTACCTACGGACAAATGGCAGCCTTCATGCTGGCCAGAAACGCTGTGATCAAAAAAGATTATGCGGAAGCGAAAAAGCAGCTTAACTGGATTATGGAAGATACCCGCATCAAATCCATACGCCAGATTGCGCGCATACGGCTGGCTCGCATCCTGATCGCAGAAAAAAATGCGCAAGGTGCGCTGGATGAATTAAAAAAGGTGGATGACAAAGCTTTCGAGGGCTTGATCGATGAAGTAAGAGGCGATGCTTATCTTGCTCTCAACAACACCAGCATGGCACGGCTGTCCTATCAACAGGCATTGTCCGAATTGCCCAACGCGGAAGTGATCCGGCCTGTGCTGCGAATGAAATACGATAATCTGGCACCTGCCATACAATCAGCGTCTTAA
- the bamB gene encoding outer membrane protein assembly factor BamB: MSSPLIKTIRTIALFLVFTSSLSACAGFFEKDNTPEPTPLTSYAPEVTPRLLWSANVGAGAAGNDYLKLSPAVSETAVYTTSTSGTVTALSKTSGKRLWQVNTRLPVTTGAGAGDGLVVMGSRGGDIVALQESDGRQRWKASVPGEVIATPAVGSGIVVVKAVDGYTRALSASDGHELWSFQQVEPNMILRGSSAPLIRDRSLIVGFANGNLAKLNLDGQLLWLQTVAIPEGAFAIQRMIDIDADPVVYQHRIYVATYQGKISSLDWTSGRTLWTHDISSYTGMAADDAAVYISDAKGTVWGFGADSGFVNWRQTKLEYRVISGPAAMGNYVVVGDAQGYLHWLGKQDGHFAGRVSLGSSIYAAPIVENNVLYALTNSGYLAAYTLR, from the coding sequence ATGAGCAGTCCATTAATCAAAACTATAAGAACAATCGCATTATTCCTTGTTTTTACCTCCAGCCTTAGCGCTTGCGCGGGCTTTTTTGAAAAGGACAATACACCTGAGCCCACACCACTCACCAGTTATGCGCCGGAAGTCACACCGCGCCTGCTCTGGAGTGCGAATGTAGGCGCTGGCGCGGCTGGCAATGACTATCTGAAACTGAGTCCGGCTGTGAGCGAAACTGCTGTCTATACCACCAGCACCAGCGGAACAGTGACTGCACTAAGCAAGACATCCGGCAAAAGGCTCTGGCAAGTCAACACCCGGCTGCCTGTTACCACTGGCGCGGGCGCAGGCGACGGACTGGTTGTCATGGGTTCGCGCGGCGGTGATATCGTCGCCTTGCAGGAATCTGACGGCAGGCAGCGCTGGAAGGCATCGGTTCCCGGTGAAGTTATCGCGACCCCCGCTGTTGGCAGCGGTATAGTCGTAGTCAAGGCCGTGGACGGTTATACACGCGCTCTTTCTGCCAGCGATGGGCATGAATTATGGTCATTCCAGCAAGTCGAGCCTAATATGATCCTGCGCGGATCCAGTGCGCCGCTGATACGCGACCGCAGTCTGATTGTAGGATTTGCCAACGGAAACCTGGCAAAACTCAATCTTGACGGCCAGCTTCTCTGGCTGCAAACCGTGGCAATTCCGGAAGGCGCATTCGCTATCCAGCGCATGATTGACATAGACGCTGATCCGGTCGTTTACCAGCACCGCATCTATGTGGCGACCTATCAGGGAAAAATTTCTTCACTGGACTGGACCTCTGGCAGGACCTTGTGGACACATGATATTTCTTCCTACACCGGCATGGCCGCGGACGATGCCGCTGTCTACATTTCTGATGCCAAGGGCACGGTCTGGGGTTTCGGCGCCGACAGCGGTTTTGTCAACTGGCGGCAGACCAAGCTGGAATACCGTGTGATCAGCGGTCCTGCCGCGATGGGAAATTATGTCGTCGTTGGTGATGCGCAAGGCTATTTGCACTGGCTAGGCAAACAGGATGGGCATTTTGCAGGCCGGGTATCGCTGGGGTCATCGATATATGCGGCGCCTATTGTCGAAAATAATGTATTATACGCACTGACTAACAGTGGCTATCTTGCTGCCTATACCTTGAGATGA
- the der gene encoding ribosome biogenesis GTPase Der, protein MLPVVAIVGRPNVGKSTLFNRLTHTRDALISAFPGTTRDRQYGEVNQDDRHFIIIDTGGITEEMDDVGKLITRQALQAIEDADKVLFLVDAQSGITPEDILIADTLRRSGKPVYLAVNKTEGMDPSLSVADAYELGLPSPLAIAAVHGSGIKRLLEHLFPEPTSANNSPDETSNRIKLAIVGRPNVGKSTLTNRMLGEERVIVHDSPGTTRDSIYIPLERHDQHYTLIDTAGVRKRKKMSDVPEKFSVVKTLQSIEESNVVLYVVDARIGVSEQDLKLLGFVLECGKALVIAVNKWDGMSEEARDHARATIDRHLDFVRFARVHYISALHGSGVGNLFDSVQEAFVSATQKLSTPLLSRLLQEAQTTHQPPLVQGRRVKLRYAHPGGHNPPRIVIHGNQLNALPESYRKFLAHFYQKKLNLFGTPVLIEFRTSENPFRKKPG, encoded by the coding sequence ATGCTGCCTGTTGTCGCAATTGTCGGCCGCCCAAATGTCGGCAAATCCACTTTATTCAACCGTCTGACACACACTCGGGATGCACTGATTTCCGCATTTCCCGGCACAACCCGTGACCGTCAGTACGGTGAAGTCAATCAGGATGACCGTCATTTTATTATCATTGACACCGGCGGCATTACCGAAGAAATGGATGATGTAGGCAAGCTGATTACCAGGCAGGCGCTGCAAGCCATTGAAGACGCAGATAAGGTCTTGTTTCTCGTGGACGCGCAATCCGGAATCACGCCGGAAGATATATTGATCGCTGACACACTGCGGCGATCCGGTAAACCCGTTTATCTTGCTGTTAATAAAACAGAAGGCATGGATCCATCGCTAAGCGTGGCGGATGCCTATGAGTTAGGCTTGCCTTCACCGCTAGCCATTGCGGCGGTGCATGGATCAGGAATCAAACGTCTGCTGGAACATTTGTTTCCGGAGCCAACCAGTGCAAACAATTCTCCGGATGAAACATCCAATCGCATCAAGCTGGCGATTGTCGGCCGCCCCAATGTCGGGAAATCAACCCTGACTAACCGTATGCTGGGTGAAGAACGGGTGATCGTACATGATTCTCCCGGCACGACTAGAGACAGTATTTACATCCCGCTGGAACGCCACGACCAGCATTACACCCTGATAGACACCGCCGGGGTACGCAAGCGCAAAAAAATGTCCGATGTGCCGGAAAAATTTTCAGTGGTCAAGACATTGCAATCCATAGAAGAATCAAACGTTGTGTTATATGTGGTTGACGCGCGGATCGGTGTCTCCGAGCAAGACTTGAAATTACTGGGATTTGTTCTCGAATGCGGTAAAGCGCTTGTCATTGCGGTCAACAAATGGGATGGCATGAGTGAAGAAGCTCGTGATCACGCAAGAGCCACCATTGACCGCCACCTTGATTTTGTCCGCTTCGCCCGCGTACATTATATTTCCGCCTTGCACGGATCAGGTGTGGGTAATTTATTTGATTCTGTGCAAGAAGCTTTTGTATCGGCGACACAAAAGTTATCCACCCCCTTATTAAGCCGCCTGTTGCAGGAGGCACAAACCACCCATCAACCGCCACTGGTTCAGGGGCGCCGCGTCAAACTGCGTTACGCGCACCCCGGCGGCCACAATCCTCCCCGCATTGTGATTCATGGCAACCAGTTAAATGCTCTCCCGGAAAGTTACCGCAAATTTCTGGCGCATTTCTATCAGAAGAAACTGAATCTTTTTGGCACGCCAGTGCTCATAGAATTCAGGACCAGTGAAAATCCATTCCGCAAAAAACCCGGCTAG